One genomic segment of Tripterygium wilfordii isolate XIE 37 chromosome 9, ASM1340144v1, whole genome shotgun sequence includes these proteins:
- the LOC120006616 gene encoding pentatricopeptide repeat-containing protein At1g04840-like, with translation MNFPLEKGNSSYDSWSIDENICYRLVNARGNLSPAIKVNAMASLRVLSRPNTPAAMAMAKRPNSLSSEISQNPIETQFISLIHSSKNTLQLYQIHAKILRLGLVFNSRITTQLISASSLLKSVDYAICIFRQFEPKNTFSFNALIRGLTENSRFESSISHFGLMLRLNVKPDRLTYPFILKSAAALCWGRIGGACHGGILKCGIEFDSFVRVSLVDMYVKVEELGLAFKLFDESPETSKSGNILLWNVLINGCCKVGKMKKAMELFEAMPERSLVSWNSLINGLLRNGDSNQAWKFFDLMPEKNVVSWTTMVNGLLQNGDLEQSLKMFFRMLEEGVRPNELTIVSALSACARIGALKTGVQIHNYISNNAIRLNGAIGTALVDMYAKCGNIEHASKVFGETKDKDILTWTAMIWGWAIHGCFEQAIQCFKHMMYAGIKPDGIAFLAILTACSHSGQVNLGLNFFDSMTLDYSIEPTMKHYTLMVDLLGRAGQLKEALSFIESMPVNPDFVVWGALFCACRAHKNIEMAELASKKLLELEPKHHGNYVFLSNVYAAVGRWEDVERVRTLMQNRSFSKDPGWSYIEVGGHVHSFMVGDSTRENADKLYLKLEEVTAAVRLQGYRPETKWVLHNIEEEEKEGALGSHSEKLALAFGLLHTSPGMTIRIMKNLRICGDCHAFMKYASKVSQREIVVRDIKRFHHFREGTCSCREFW, from the exons ATGAATTTTCCTCTTGAAAAGGGAAATTCGAGTTACGATTCTTGGTCAATAGACGAAAATATTTGTTATAGGCTTGTTAATGCTCGGGGAAATCTTTCTCCAGCCATTAAAGTAAATGCAATGGCTTCTCTCCGTGTACTCTCCAGACCAAACACCCCCGCCGCAATGGCAATGGCCAAAAGACCCAATTCTCTCTCTTctgaaatttcccaaaatccCATCGAAACCCAATTCATATCTCTCATTCACTCCTCTAAGAACACCCTCCAACTCTACCAAATCCACGCCAAGATCCTCCGTCTCGGCCTCGTTTTCAACAGCCGTATCACGACCCAGTTGATTTCTGCGTCGTCCTTACTTAAGTCTGTGGATTACGCGATTTGCATCTTTCGCCAATTCGAACCCAAGAACACGTTTTCATTTAATGCTTTGATTCGTGGGCTTACAGAGAATTCCCGTTTCGAGAGCTCCATTTCTCATTTTGGGCTTATGTTGAGGTTAAATGTTAAACCTGACAGGCTTACGTATCCGTTTATACTCAAATCGGCTGCAGCTTTGTGTTGGGGAAGGATTGGTGGGGCTTGCCATGGAGGGATTTTGAAGTGTGGAATTGAGTTTGATTCATTTGTTCGAGTTTCTTTGGTGGATATGTATGTAAAAGTTGAAGAGTTAGGCTTGGCATTTAAGTTGTTTGATGAAAGTCCTGAGACAAGTAAGAGTGGTAATATATTATTGTGGAATGTTTTGATTAATGGTTGTTGTAAAGTGGGAAAGATGAAAAAGGCTATGGAGCTTTTTGAGGCAATGCCAGAGAGGAGTTTGGTTTCTTGGAATAGTTTGATCaatggacttctaagaaatggGGACTCGAATCAAGCTTGGAAGTTTTTTGATCTGATGCCAGAGAAAAATGTGGTTTCTTGGACCACAATGGTTAATGGTTTGTTGCAGAATGGTGACCTTGAACAGTCATTGAAGATGTTTTTCAGGATGCTGGAAGAAGGTGTGAGGCCAAATGAACTCACTATAGTTTCTGCTCTTTCAGCTTGTGCCAGAATTGGCGCCCTTAAAACTGGAGTTCAAATTCACAACTATATATCCAACAATGCTATTCGGTTGAATGGGGCTATTGGAACTGCTCTGGTGGACATGTACGCAAAATGTGGGAATATCGAGCATGCGAGTAAGGTGTTTGGTGAGACAAAAGATAAAGACATTTTGACTTGGACTGCTATGATATGGGGTTGGGCAATCCATGGATGTTTTGAGCAAGCTATTCAATGCTTCAAACATATGATGTATGCAG GTATCAAACCTGATGGGATTGCGTTCCTTGCCATTCTAACAGCATGCTCACATTCTGGACAAGTAAATCTTGGACTTAATTTTTTTGACAGCATGACGCTTGATTATTCCATTGAGCCCACCATGAAACATTATACATTGATGGTCGATCTGTTAGGCCGAGCAGGCCAGTTAAAGGAAGCTCTCAGCTTCATTGAAAGCATGCCTGTAAATCCTGATTTTGTGGTATGGGGAGCTCTCTTCTGTGCTTGTAGGGCccataaaaatattgaaatggCTGAATTAGCCTCAAAGAAGCTTCTGGAACTGGAACCCAAACACCATGGGAACTATGTCTTCCTTTCAAATGTTTATGCTGCAGTCGGGAGATGGGAAGATGTGGAGAGGGTAAGAACTTTGATGCAGAACAGATCTTTCTCTAAAGATCCTGGGTGGAGTTATATTGAGGTGGGGGGCCATGTGCATAGTTTCATGGTTGGTGATAGTACTCGTGAGAATGCTGATAAATTGTACTTGAAATTGGAGGAAGTGACGGCAGCAGTGAGGTTGCAAGGTTACCGGCCTGAAACTAAATGGGTACTTCAtaatattgaagaagaagagaaggaaggcGCACTGGGAAGTCACAGTGAGAAGTTGGCACTTGCTTTTGGGCTTCTTCATACTTCTCCAGGGATGACCATAAGGATCATGAAAAACCTTCGAATTTGTGGGGATTGTCATGCATTTATGAAATATGCTAGTAAGGTAAGTCAAAGGGAGATTGTAGTCAGAGACATAAAGCGGTTCCATCATTTTAGGGAAGGGACCTGCTCATGCAGAGAGTTCTGGTAA
- the LOC120004950 gene encoding 60S ribosomal protein L18a-like protein isoform X2, which translates to MPVHMDQNHERGNYTIIRDPEDLEAGIYDKPLPCFGCGIGWFSFLLGFAFPLMWYYATILYFGNYYRKDPRERAGLAASAIAAMVCSVAVVIIVASLLL; encoded by the exons ATGCCGGTCCACATGGATCAGA ATCATGAAAGGGGCAACTATACCATTATTAGGGATCCGGAGGACCTCGAAGCTGGGATTTATGACAAACCTCTTCCATGCTTTGGTTGTGGAATTGGATGGTTTTC TTTTCTTTTAGGATTTGCATTTCCTCTCATGTGGTATTATGCTACTATTCTTTATTTTGGAAATTACTACCGCAAGGATCCTAGGGAACGAGCAGGCCTTGCTGCCTCTGCAATTGCT GCAATGGTATGTTCGGTTGCAGTGGTGATCATAGTAGCTAGTCTACTATTGTAA
- the LOC120004950 gene encoding 60S ribosomal protein L18a-like protein isoform X1 codes for MPVHMDQMRATNAADHERGNYTIIRDPEDLEAGIYDKPLPCFGCGIGWFSFLLGFAFPLMWYYATILYFGNYYRKDPRERAGLAASAIAAMVCSVAVVIIVASLLL; via the exons ATGCCGGTCCACATGGATCAGA TGCGAGCAACAAATGCTGCAGATCATGAAAGGGGCAACTATACCATTATTAGGGATCCGGAGGACCTCGAAGCTGGGATTTATGACAAACCTCTTCCATGCTTTGGTTGTGGAATTGGATGGTTTTC TTTTCTTTTAGGATTTGCATTTCCTCTCATGTGGTATTATGCTACTATTCTTTATTTTGGAAATTACTACCGCAAGGATCCTAGGGAACGAGCAGGCCTTGCTGCCTCTGCAATTGCT GCAATGGTATGTTCGGTTGCAGTGGTGATCATAGTAGCTAGTCTACTATTGTAA
- the LOC120005111 gene encoding pollen-specific leucine-rich repeat extensin-like protein 1 — MPRRRYSPAAPLLPLPLLIILLPTIALILLLSLLSLSSHILRPISVKKGWDSLNVLLVSFAVICGIFARRNEDEPIADEGNTMPYAIEQKTSRNSVSNEWIDHRYYNTTPASGAGRLKRNSSSYPDLRQDSVGETGENRFRFFDDFDLSKYRSLEADVLNFHRHRRQESEIQDEPKEIPVDTFVLSSSTSPPSPSNSPAPPPPSPPQPPPSTRHQKPRRAYRSVGHKRKVENSSDHCNAGFEKIKSQPPPPPPPRPPPPPSVPTVETERKYSKSERKMSNARNEIKMALTSLYSQTKRKKKRLKRKNPSDDYSDHAPEEPVYSTRPPPSPPPPPPSVFHNLFRKGSKSKRIHSCSAPPSPPPPPPRSSKPKKSQTPTPPPPEAPQTPRPESSRRRPEGTTGRPPLPTRTDRFYNETANNGGQSRLIQMPPLPPPLTRGDFVRTRSTHNSRCSSPELDDLYVSSTKGNPDTVNTMDGGDGVMESAFCPSPDVNVKAEAFIARLRDEWRLEKMNSAKENRNLDRGPGPNLGPGLGP, encoded by the coding sequence ATGCCTCGCCGTCGCTACTCGCCGGCGGCTCCACTTCTTCCTCTGCCACTTCTAATCATTCTCTTGCCTACAATTGCTTTGATCCTTTTACTCTCGCTTCTCTCCTTATCCTCTCACATTCTCCGTCCAATTTCAGTAAAGAAAGGTTGGGACTCACTCAATGTGTTATTAGTCTCGTTTGCTGTTATTTGTGGCATTTTCGCTAGACGAAACGAAGATGAACCGATCGCTGATGAAGGCAATACGATGCCGTACGCGATTGAGCAAAAGACGTCACGAAATTCGGTTTCGAATGAGTGGATTGATCATCGGTACTATAATACGACCCCGGCGAGTGGTGCGGGCCGGCTGAAGAGGAATAGTAGCTCGTACCCGGATCTGAGACAAGATTCGGTTGGGGAAACCGGGGAGAACCGGTTCAGGTTCTTCGATGACTTCGATTTGAGTAAATATCGGTCACTGGAGGCGGATGTATTAAATTTTCATCGCCATCGGAGACAGGAGAGTGAAATTCAGGACGAGCCTAAGGAGATTCCAGTGGATACTTTTGTGCTCAGTTCTTCTACTTCTCCACCGTCTCCGTCGAATTCTCCGGCGCCGCCACCACCATCGCCGCCGCAGCCTCCTCCGTCCACAAGACATCAGAAGCCAAGAAGAGCATATAGGTCCGTTGGCCATAAACGGAAGGTTGAGAATTCGAGTGATCACTGTAATGCTGGATTCGAGAAGATTAAATCCCAGCCTCCACCTCCGCCACCGCCAAGGCCACCACCGCCGCCTTCGGTTCCGACTGTTGAAACGGAGCGGAAGTATTCGAAAAGTGAACGGAAAATGAGTAATGCAAGGAACGAGATAAAGATGGCTTTGACTTCACTGTACAGTCaaacaaagagaaagaagaaaaggctgaaaagaaaaaacccaTCAGATGATTATTCTGATCACGCTCCAGAAGAACCTGTTTATTCCACAAGACCGCCACCATCCCCGCCTCCACCTCCGCCATCTGTCTTTCATAATCTATTTAGAAAAGGAAGCAAAAGTAAGAGAATTCACTCCTGCTCCGCACCACCATCACCGCCACCACCTCCACCTCGATCATCAAAACCTAAAAAGAGCCAAACTCcgacaccaccaccaccggagGCTCCACAAACTCCTCGACCAGAATCATCCCGAAGGCGACCTGAGGGCACAACGGGCCGGCCTCCATTGCCGACAAGAACCGACCGATTCTATAATGAAACAGCGAATAACGGAGGACAATCTCGGTTAATTCAAATGCCGCCTCTGCCTCCGCCTCTGACTCGAGGGGATTTTGTTAGAACACGGAGCACTCACAATTCAAGATGTAGCTCTCCCGAATTGGATGATCTTTATGTTTCATCGACTAAGGGAAATCCCGACACGGTCAACACGATGGACGGTGGTGATGGTGTCATGGAATCCGCGTTCTGTCCAAGTCCCGATGTGAACGTAAAGGCTGAAGCATTCATTGCTAGGCTGAGAGATGAGTGGAGACTCGAGAAGATGAATTCCGCGAAGGAGAACCGCAATTTGGACCGTGGACCAGGCCCAAACTTAGGCCCAGGACTAGGCCCCTAG
- the LOC120005038 gene encoding WD repeat-containing protein VIP3-like — protein sequence MKLAGLSSVDNAHDDSVWATTWVPATTSRPALLLTGSLDETVKLWRADDLQLERTNTGHCLGVVSVAAHPSGVIAASASLDSFVRVFDVDTNATIATLEAPPSEVWQMQFDPRGTTLAVAGGGSASVKLWDSATWKLIATLSVPRPEGGKPTDKSSSKKFVLSVAWSSDGKRIACGSMDGTISIFDVARAKFLHHLEGHTMPVRSLVYSPTEPRVLFSASDDAHVHIYDSEGKTLIAALSGHTSWVLSVDASPDGLAVATGSSDKTVRLWDISMRAAVQTMTNHSDQVWGVAFRPPGGTGVRFGRLASVSDDKSISLYDYS from the exons ATGAAATTAGCTGGTCTCTCGTCCGTCGACAACGCTCACGATGACTCTGTGTGGGCGACTACTTGGGTTCCGGCCACCACCTCTCGGCCTGCCTTACTCCTTACTGGTTCTCTAGACGAGACGGTCAAGCTGTGGCGCGCAGACGATCTTCAATTGGAGCGCACGAATACGGGTCACTGTTTGGGTGTGGTTTCAGTGGCAGCCCACCCATCTGGGGTCATTGCCGCATCGGCTTCGCTTGACAGCTTTGTTCGTGTCTTTGATGTCGACACTAATGCGACAATTGCCACCCTTGAAGCTCCTCCTTCTGAGGTTTGGCAGATGCAGTTTGATCCAAGG GGTACCACTCTTGCAGTTGCTGGTGGAGGTAGTGCCTCTGTCAAGCTTTGGGATTCTGCTACTTGGAAACTAATTGCAACCCTATCAGTACCTCGGCCAGAAGGTGGCAAGCCCACTGATAAAAGCAGCAGCAAGAAGTTTGTCTTGTCAGTTGCATGGAGTTCTGATGGGAAACGAATTGCTTGTGGCTCCATGGATGGCACTATCTCTATTTTTGATGTAGCTCGCGCCAAATTCCTACACCACCTGGAAGGCCACACCATGCCTGTGAGGTCTCTTGTGTACTCCCCTACTGAACCTCGGGTACTCTTTAGTGCATCAGATGATGCTCATGTGCACATTTATGATTCTGAGGGAAAAACTCTAATTGCTGCCTTGTCTGGTCATACAAGCTGGGTATTGAGTGTGGATGCAAGTCCAGATGGCTTGGCTGTTGCCACAGGCTCAAGTGATAAAACTGTAAGACTGTGGGATATCAGTATGAGGGCTGCTGTTCAGACAATGACCAACCATTCAGATCAGGTATGGGGCGTGGCTTTCCGACCGCCAGGAGGGACTGGTGTGCGGTTTGGTCGGCTTGCCAGTGTATCGGATGACAAGAGCATTTCGCTCTATGATTACTCTTAA